From Balneolaceae bacterium, a single genomic window includes:
- a CDS encoding cbb3-type cytochrome c oxidase subunit 3, which produces MYKNVLRAIEDIGIYPSISLILFFTFFVIMVIYLIKKGKHYWDDAAQLPLEDDKMNYNQSDQ; this is translated from the coding sequence ATGTATAAAAATGTATTACGCGCAATTGAAGATATTGGAATCTATCCAAGTATCTCGCTGATCCTGTTTTTTACCTTTTTTGTAATCATGGTGATTTACCTGATCAAAAAGGGAAAACATTACTGGGATGATGCAGCACAACTTCCCCTGGAAGACGACAAGATGAACTATAATCAATCGGATCAATGA
- a CDS encoding cbb3-type cytochrome c oxidase N-terminal domain-containing protein, translating into MKVLDDEKDLLLDHEYDGIKELDNHMPGWWLWLFYFTIAWGAGYMVYYYMLGGPSQEELYEMEMAAAEEQYNLDEAGGAPSEEAANFTWAYLDDEERIAEGKEIYMSSTNLCFTCHGNNGEGLVGPNLTDNLWIHGCSPQEIANSISQGFPDRGMLPYGNGTPLPNEQVQSLISYVASLQGTEPSGAKAPEMDRAEPCTIE; encoded by the coding sequence ATGAAAGTATTAGACGACGAGAAGGATCTGCTACTCGATCATGAGTACGACGGAATCAAAGAACTTGATAACCACATGCCTGGTTGGTGGCTCTGGCTGTTTTACTTTACCATAGCCTGGGGAGCCGGATACATGGTATATTACTATATGCTGGGTGGCCCATCACAAGAAGAGCTATATGAAATGGAAATGGCAGCGGCCGAAGAACAGTATAATCTGGACGAGGCCGGTGGCGCACCCTCTGAAGAAGCAGCCAACTTTACATGGGCCTATCTCGATGATGAAGAGCGAATTGCCGAAGGAAAGGAGATCTACATGAGCTCTACAAATCTCTGTTTTACCTGCCACGGGAATAACGGAGAGGGGCTCGTAGGCCCTAATCTTACCGATAATCTTTGGATTCATGGTTGTTCACCCCAAGAGATAGCCAATAGTATCTCCCAGGGATTTCCTGACAGAGGAATGCTGCCCTATGGGAACGGCACTCCTCTGCCTAATGAACAAGTGCAAAGTTTAATCAGCTATGTTGCATCTCTCCAGGGAACTGAACCTTCAGGTGCTAAGGCTCCTGAGATGGACCGGGCAGAACCTTGTACTATTGAATAA